The genomic segment AGATGGTAGGCCTCTAACTCTGTTCCCCAAACAAATCGGTTTTCTCCTGCTTTATCTATAGAATAAACCTGATTTCCTTTTAGTTTCCAACCCCCAGTACACCTTGGGTGACATTTTCTGCTGTCAAATAAGAGGCAGGGTAGACATATTCCCCTCGATCACTTTTCATTTTAATTCGTTTGTTTCCTAAATCAATGGCAAAAATATTCATCCTTTTTCTCCTTTAGTTCTGAGTGGCTTTCAAAGACTCAAAACTCCTTCATCTGATACAAATTTTTATAAATGGCTGACACTTCTCAAGAGAAGATCAATGGTTTGAGCTGCCTCATTAATTTGAGTCGAATAATACTCTATCCGCTCTTTTAATTGATTAAGTTTCAATCTGGATTGCGCTTCCTGAGTAGCAGCCTCCTCTTCTGCCTTACTAATTATCTGCGAGGCTTCCGTCTTTGCTTCCTCTAGAATCTTATCCGCTTCATTTTGAGTCTTTTGCGTGATTTTTTCCCATTCTTCAAGCTGCTTATTGTTCTGTAATTCCTGCTTATTTTTTTCTTGAGCTATTAATTCACGTTCGCTTTCTAGCAAAGCCGTCTTGTAAGCAAAGTGTTCTTGAAGTTCTAATAAAACGTCCGCAACTTCTGATTTAATCTCTAGTTTTTCTCTTGTTAACCGCATCATCTCAGCGTCCTTTTCTGCAACTTTCTCATCGAAAGTCTTAGAAAGATTGACTTGCTCATCTTTTTCTGCAAGAACTTTTGTTTCAAGAGTTTCTATTTGCTTCTTTTTACTTGTTAGTTCATGCTCTAGAGATGCAACTTGCTGCTTATATTTTAGAAGATGCTCATTTAAAACTTTTTCAGACTGCGCATTTTTTTGAGAGCGCATCGATTTATTATCTTGCAATTTCACTTGCTTTAATGTTTCATATTGAACCTTAATATCTTCTTTTTCTTGTTCAACTATTTTTATTTTTTGTTTTAAGGATGTTACCTGTTGAGCAATTTCAGAAATTTGTTGAGCAGTAACTGATGTTCCTCCCTCTGAAGCTTTAGCTCCTGTCTTTCTTTGAAAAAAACCTTTTTTCTCCACCATTCTCTCCTCTGATATCCATCGTTTCAACCCTAATAAACTCAAGACTGTTTTCCACAGTCTTGGTTTTTCAGGTTAGTTCATTACTCATCTTTTTCAGAAACTTCTTTGCTCTCTTCATTCAATTGCGCTTTAATCGTTTCAAGTTGAGCTTGAAGTGCTTCTTTTTCGGAGGGCTGTTCTTCCTCGTCTTCCTCATCTTTACGGCGTTTCCACAAGAGGAAGAAGAGGAAAAGCAGGGCCAAAAGAATCAGGATTATTCCCATCCAAATCAACCAGTTTTTATACCAAGCTTCTGGTTTAACCGTGACATCCTTAGCATTTAATTTTCTTGCCGTCTCTCCAGAAATTGTAAAGTCTCGCGTAAATTGCCAGCGATAATCAAATTTCTGCGCTTTACCTGCCGCATCTTTAGATGAATACTTTCCATTTGCATCTTTTTGGCCATAGACCGTCATTGTTAAACGATACTTCCCTGCCTCAAGACGCTTTCCTTCACCAATCGCAATAGGATAATCAAAATTAGTATTAGGCGCCATTTGCATCATTTCTTTATTTGCAGTATAGGACAAACTCGTATTACTTAAGCCCTTAATCGTTGCTTGCGCATACATTTGATTAAGGTATCCTGCATTTGGATTTTGTAGATTAGCATTGATGACATTTCTATAATTCACTTGGCCTGGGGCCACAGCGTTCATTTTTAAATCTGGTGCAACCACTGTTTTATCTTGTTGCATCAAAAGTGCAACGACATACGCATATTTATTTTGAATACTCAACCCTTTAGATTTGGAAGCTGTTGTGCCAGAATCTTTTTCTTTAAATGTAATCCCACCTGCGATAACCCCTTTAAAAGTTTCATCAGGCATCTTAACATTAATTTTTACCTGTTGTGATGATTTAGGAGTAAGGGTAATTTCTTTAGGCATCGTCGCATAGTCTGCAAGATTATACTTTAAAGTGCGATCTGGCTTAATCTTATTCGGAGAATATTCGATGACGCCATTAATATTCGTTGTCGCACTTGCGATTGCTTCTTCAACAATTACCGTTTTCTCTGTTGAGTTTTTGAGCGTAACCGTTAAAGTCTGAGATTGACCAGGGTTCATTTCTAAATTGAAATACCCACTTTGACCGATTTGATTTTCTGGGAGAACGGGGTTCACCGAGAAGTTAAACTCATTGGCATAAGCCACTTTACTCATTGCTCCAAGCGTAAAGATTGTCGCAATTAATAACAAAATTTTTCTATATTTTTTCATTATTCCCTCTTTCTAAAAATGAAGTGATCATTCTATTAGTAAATCGTTGTCTTACTATAAATATAAAATAAGTCCGTTGTTCTAAATGGAAAGCAATTTCCATTTAGAACAAAAATATAAATTAACCAATCCTTCTATTAATTGGTTGGTACATCATTGAGAGACCAAGTCAATTGTCCTTCGTAAGTTCCTTTTTCTTGACTCTGCACAGGGATATTCAGTTGAATCCCTTGTCCAGTGCCCGAATTCCAATTTTGATTCAAATTGAATGTCCCTGTTGTTGGTGCTGTATTTGCGTAAATTTGCATAGCAGCACTTGTAATTTGTTGACTTCCTGTTCCATCCTTGAAGATAAGATAGGGAGCAAGATTATTTCCGTTTGTGACGCCTTGCAAATCTTGGGTTTGCGCAACGGTAACGGCCCAAGGTTTAAGCCCTGTTCCTGTACGAGTATCCGTGACTGTCACATCACTTGAAGGACTTTGTGCCCAAGCAACCAAAGGTTTGGGACTAACATTTAATGTTCCAAAGTCATACATCGTAGGAGTGGTTAAACTAATTGATCCAAAGCTTAAATTAATCGTGATTTCTTTTGATACCCCATTGTAGGTATAAGTTACAGGATCGATATTCCCATTTTCATCAATGATTGGATGATCAGCCGTAATGGTTTGTAAAGTGCCGACTAAATCTACTGGAGTAGAAATCGTTGGATCTTCTATTGTCCCATCTGCTTTGAAGCCCAAGGCATAAGTCCAATTTCCATCTAAATCCGCTTGATTTTTAAGCGCATGTGCATCATCCCCTGTCATACTTGTATCATAAGCATTCACAGCAGTCTGATGATCTGAGGAAATAACCGCAGCTTGTGGAACAACAACAATATTACTTTTAGCCGTACTACTTCCCAGTGTCCAAGTCATTGGAACTTCTGCATAAGATTGACCTTGCGCATTTGTCTCTGAGGAAGTAGGATCTTGAATACTTGTACCTGCAGTGTTAATGCTCGATAAAGTCCCAGCACTCACAGTAATATCAGACATTACTCCGACCCCTTTCAAACCAACTATTTGTTGGAGTTGAGCCTGAGTCAATGAAGAAGCATTTGTCTCTGAACTTGTATTGGGTAGGATATAATTTCCTGCACTCAACGAAGTTGTATTATCTGTGACCACATTTTGAATAATATAACTTCCAAAAGTGGTTGGGTCATTTGAGCCATCTTGTTGGTTGCCTACGAAGTAGTCTTTGGTTGCAAAACTCCGCGTAGCCCCTGTTGTCCCCGCACTAACGTCAAAACTAGGGTTTGTTTGTGGGTAGTTGTTCAAAACTCGTCCGTCAAATCCTGATGCTGTTCTAGATTTAATATAATATGGAGACTGACTTGTGAACGTAAAGGGATTAGTTGTACTATCACTATATCCCATGACATACATTACTTTCATAGAGCTAGCATTTGTATCAGCTGCAACTGAAGCCCAAGCCTGCATGGCTTGCCCCGCAACAGGTGTACCTGTTGTAATATTTGATTTCAGATGATGTTGCCAGTAACCGGAACCTGCATCTCCTGTCATATTATATACACGAATTTGCCCAGGAACCACATAGCCAATCCATGTGGGATTGCTAGGTGATGAGAGTGAATTTATTGTATAATCCCCTAGAAAAGCGTAATTCCTTGTTATGTCAACACCTGAGAAGTTATCAGGTGTAATATTCGCTGCACCAGATTTTGTGGAGGCATCTCCACCATTGAAAGTTAACACAGGAAATCCTGATTGTTGTCCCCAATAAGCTCCACCATAACTATTGCTAATGTTTGTAGGAGGGGTACCTGTCGGATTCCAGAACAAATTCCCATTATTAGTTGACATATCCAAGTCTGAAAGGTTAATTAATCCCGATGTTTGAACATAAGGGGTAGAGAGTGTAGCATTTGGATAAACAATGAGTTTACTACCAGATACAACAGATGATGTGGAAGTAATTCCAAGCGTGGAATTACTATCCATTTGAATCGTTCCGTGCTTCGCATATGTCGCCGCATGGGTCGCAGCTGTAGCTCCACCCCCGTTTTTAAACGAACCTGCTACATTAACTGTAGCTTGTGAGGTAAGTTCTGCACTATTGAAATTAATCAATGAACCATTAATTGTGATTGGATTGTGAGAAGTGTTATTTCCTAGAGTGACTATTGAGGTATTAGTATTGGCCGATGCAATAGCATCTGTCAAATTATCACTACTTCCACCTGAAGAGACCGTTCCTGAGATAGTTGTTCCATCTCCGACTTCAATATTGGTATTATAGAGCTGACCAGATGAGGGCATCGCAACGTAATTTGTTGCATAGAGAGAACCTACTGTGTTTCCGTCTGCATTAATATTCATATTGATGGTTCCAATATTAGTATATGTGCTGCTTGAACCATTAGATTGACCATCACCATAAATGACAGCTCCATTCAAAACATTACCAGAAGAAGAATTTGCAGAGATATTAACAGTGATACTATTATTTACTCCCGAACCGACATGAGTTGCTGTATTATTGTAGCCGGCGCCTCCTGATAGATAGGTTCCTAAAGGTAATTTAAAAGTTGAACCAGTTGCTCCTGTTAAATCCAAATTAAGTACTGTACTACCTAGAATAGATGAGCTTCCATTAAAGAATGGGCCACCACATAGTTGCTTAGTTCCTGTACGCGGACTGCCTGAGAAGTCACCACCGTAAACATTTACAGTAGAGTCACCTGCAATTGTTTCTGTTCCTGCTTGGCCGTAGTTACCACCAACTATAGCGTTGATTGTCCCATTATAAACATTGACCGTTGCATTATTAGTATTATACAAATCGCCCCATGAACCACCTGATAGAAACCAGTTTACTTGCCCCATATTAACTTGAGCTGTAGTAGATCCCCATCTAGTTGTTCCTGTGTAGCCCCCTCCTTCAAGAGTATCAACAATACCACCGTTCAAAATGTTATAGGAATTACCGACTTGGCTACCGTTAGATTGTCCACCGTAAGTCCAACGTGAAATATCATTATTATGAATTAAATAACAATCTCCATTTTGTAAAAATGCTTGACGATAGGTCCAAACGGTACCACCCCCGCCCCAAAGGTCCCAACCTGAATTATAGGCAGAAGTGATGTCGGTCTTACCATAGGCTACTGTTCCTTGAGAAGCAAGGGTTGTTTCTGCTGTTCCCCCCATTGCTGTACAATATACAACGCCTGCTCCTCCAACAGAGTTGTCAGGATTAGACGTTCCTGCTTCAAGAACAGATTGACCTTGAAGATATCCGTTAGAACTTGCACCGTAAGAATATCCCGTCCAGTCATTGTTACCTCCACCAGCAGTGGTGGACATAACTCCTGATTGTTCCCATGTATAGATATTTCCATAAATGGCATTACTTGTTATTTTCTGAGCATTGGAAATAACTGTACTTGTAGGAATTTGTGCATAGGCTTTTGCATCAGTGACTGTAACAGCACTATCTAAACCAGTTTGACTTCCCAAACCCCATTGAGCTGGAGAAATTTTTAATGAATCATGTCCATTCCCACCAACAACACCATATACAGCTCCTGCTGTACCTGTAGAAAAGGCTGATTTTATGTAATTTGTAATATTGGCATAAATAAGCCCCTGTGCTGCACTTGTCGTACTGGTAGCCGCACCATATGTATTTGCAGTTCCAGAATTAGCACCTGTGAAAAGAGCTTGCCCCGTGGTAAACGC from the Lactococcus allomyrinae genome contains:
- a CDS encoding DUF916 and DUF3324 domain-containing protein, whose amino-acid sequence is MKKYRKILLLIATIFTLGAMSKVAYANEFNFSVNPVLPENQIGQSGYFNLEMNPGQSQTLTVTLKNSTEKTVIVEEAIASATTNINGVIEYSPNKIKPDRTLKYNLADYATMPKEITLTPKSSQQVKINVKMPDETFKGVIAGGITFKEKDSGTTASKSKGLSIQNKYAYVVALLMQQDKTVVAPDLKMNAVAPGQVNYRNVINANLQNPNAGYLNQMYAQATIKGLSNTSLSYTANKEMMQMAPNTNFDYPIAIGEGKRLEAGKYRLTMTVYGQKDANGKYSSKDAAGKAQKFDYRWQFTRDFTISGETARKLNAKDVTVKPEAWYKNWLIWMGIILILLALLFLFFLLWKRRKDEEDEEEQPSEKEALQAQLETIKAQLNEESKEVSEKDE
- a CDS encoding beta strand repeat-containing protein gives rise to the protein MQRKNKFKLVTFAMLLALVPSMNLGAIPQAFSSGRVTPTSLGKMLSPQEVGATTSNTSMSTMLKSVVPTSSTFNGKSVSQPSRTPLPQNTVSDAIAPNSFGWQQSIGGLTLPANQVTAVQNGTVLGSFPATDAGVQQALYMMYSASNASTSDFVLYFGSNTTLNNSLVKAPVSAPSATSMTFSTLVGHAKSLTWVSNPADALTSSNTSQASGTNYTVTLPNNVYFGVPTIFRNVTVAASGDNIYAQGNAFATTNGSWITGAPNIYGGTDNTNLSGSTNVYIGATGGTAGWNIYGGNSSGGTISGDTHVTITQASSTLTNVTGGSAAGATISGNTNLDINGAIAAQVTNIYGGGIGTSASPVKVNGTVTTYVKSTSTNARYQLYQGGACYGNISGSIYNTLTGAGGWTSTSSNINGTSPFSDYNGGSFQGNIGTLGAGNVISNSYDTSAFTTGQALFTGANSGTANTYGAATSTTSAAQGLIYANITNYIKSAFSTGTAGAVYGVVGGNGHDSLKISPAQWGLGSQTGLDSAVTVTDAKAYAQIPTSTVISNAQKITSNAIYGNIYTWEQSGVMSTTAGGGNNDWTGYSYGASSNGYLQGQSVLEAGTSNPDNSVGGAGVVYCTAMGGTAETTLASQGTVAYGKTDITSAYNSGWDLWGGGGTVWTYRQAFLQNGDCYLIHNNDISRWTYGGQSNGSQVGNSYNILNGGIVDTLEGGGYTGTTRWGSTTAQVNMGQVNWFLSGGSWGDLYNTNNATVNVYNGTINAIVGGNYGQAGTETIAGDSTVNVYGGDFSGSPRTGTKQLCGGPFFNGSSSILGSTVLNLDLTGATGSTFKLPLGTYLSGGAGYNNTATHVGSGVNNSITVNISANSSSGNVLNGAVIYGDGQSNGSSSTYTNIGTINMNINADGNTVGSLYATNYVAMPSSGQLYNTNIEVGDGTTISGTVSSGGSSDNLTDAIASANTNTSIVTLGNNTSHNPITINGSLINFNSAELTSQATVNVAGSFKNGGGATAATHAATYAKHGTIQMDSNSTLGITSTSSVVSGSKLIVYPNATLSTPYVQTSGLINLSDLDMSTNNGNLFWNPTGTPPTNISNSYGGAYWGQQSGFPVLTFNGGDASTKSGAANITPDNFSGVDITRNYAFLGDYTINSLSSPSNPTWIGYVVPGQIRVYNMTGDAGSGYWQHHLKSNITTGTPVAGQAMQAWASVAADTNASSMKVMYVMGYSDSTTNPFTFTSQSPYYIKSRTASGFDGRVLNNYPQTNPSFDVSAGTTGATRSFATKDYFVGNQQDGSNDPTTFGSYIIQNVVTDNTTSLSAGNYILPNTSSETNASSLTQAQLQQIVGLKGVGVMSDITVSAGTLSSINTAGTSIQDPTSSETNAQGQSYAEVPMTWTLGSSTAKSNIVVVPQAAVISSDHQTAVNAYDTSMTGDDAHALKNQADLDGNWTYALGFKADGTIEDPTISTPVDLVGTLQTITADHPIIDENGNIDPVTYTYNGVSKEITINLSFGSISLTTPTMYDFGTLNVSPKPLVAWAQSPSSDVTVTDTRTGTGLKPWAVTVAQTQDLQGVTNGNNLAPYLIFKDGTGSQQITSAAMQIYANTAPTTGTFNLNQNWNSGTGQGIQLNIPVQSQEKGTYEGQLTWSLNDVPTN